The proteins below are encoded in one region of Corvus hawaiiensis isolate bCorHaw1 chromosome 3, bCorHaw1.pri.cur, whole genome shotgun sequence:
- the GTF2H5 gene encoding general transcription factor IIH subunit 5 yields MVNVLKGVLVECDPAMKQFLLYLDESNALGKKFIIQDLDETHVFVLAELVNFLQERVGELMDQNSFPITQK; encoded by the exons ATGGTGAATGTTCTGAAAGGTGTTCTGGTTGAGTG TGACCCAGCAATGAAGCAGTTTCTGCTCTACCTGGATGAGTCAAATGCTTTGGGAAAGAAGTTCATCATACAAGACCTGGATGAAACGCATGTCTTTGTATTAGCAGAGTTGGTCAACTTCCTCCAGGAGAGAGTGGGCGAGTTAATGGACCAGAACTCCTTTCCTATTACTCAGAAGTGA